DNA sequence from the Oceanibaculum indicum P24 genome:
TGCGCCGGGTCAGGTCGCGTGCCTTGCGCGCCGCCTCGCGGGCGATGGCCGCTTCCACCACCTTGCCGATGATGCGCTTGGCCTCGTTCGGGTTCTCCTCGAACCATTGCTGCAGCCGCTCGCCGACCACATTCTCGACCGCCGGCCGGACTTCGGAAGAGACCAGCTTGTCCTTGGTCTGGCTGGAGAATTTCGGGTCCGGCACCTTCACCGACAGCACGCAGGTCAGGCCCTCGCGCGCATCCTCGCCGCTCAGCGTCACCTTCTCCTTCTTGGCGATGCCGCTTTCCACGGCATAGCTGTTGATGGTGCGGGTCAGCGCGGCGCGCAGGCCTGCCAGATGGGTGCCGCCGTCGCGCTGAGGGATGTTGTTGGTGAAGCACAGCATGGTCTCGTGATAGGAGTCGGTCCACTCCATCGACATTTCGACCGTGATGCCGTCGCGCTCGCCGATCACATGGATCGGCCCCTCATGCAGCGCGCCCTTGGAGCGGTCGAGATACTTCACCATCTCGCGCAGACCGCCCTCGTAATGCAGATCCACCGTGGCCTGCCCCTCGACCGAGCGGGCATCGACGATCTGCAAGCGCACGCCGGAATTCAGGAAGGCCAGCTCGCGCAGCCGGTGTTCCAGCGTGGCGAAGTCGAACTCGCGGGTGCCGAAGGTATCCAGCGAGGGCAGGAAGGTGACCTGCGTGCCGCGCTTGCCCTCGGCCGGTCCAGTGACGGAAAGCGGCGCTTCCGGCTCGCCATGGCGGAAGCGCATGAAATGTTCCTTGCCGTCGCGCCAGACGGTCAGCTCCAGCTTCTCCGACAGCGCGTTCACGACCGAGACGCCCACGCCGTGCAGGCCGCCGGAAACCTTGTAGGAATTCTGGTCGAACTTACCGCCGGCATGCAGCTGGGTCATGATGACCTGGGCAGCGGAAACGCCTTCTTCCTTGTGGATTTCCACCGGGATGCCGCGGCCATTATCACGCACCGTGATCGAGCCATCCTCGTTCAGGATGACATTGATCATGTCGCAATAGCCGGCCAGCGATTCGTCGATGGCGTTATCCACCACCTCATAGACCATGTGGTGCAGGCCGGTGCCGTCCTCGGTGTCGCCGATATACATGCCCGGGCGCTTGCGCACCGCATCCAGGCCGCGCAGGACCTTGATCGAATCGGCGCCATAATCGGCGCCGTTATTCTCCGGCTGGCTGCCCAGGGCTGGCTCTGTGGTCATTTTCGGTTTCCCGTCAAACGGATGCTTCGGGTGTGATCGTGGCATCTGCCACGATGGCGTACTGCGCCCGCCCGGCGAACGGCTCGAACAGGGCCCGGTCGGTCCCGGTTAGCCAGGCTTGCGAGCCCAGGGCGCAAATCTCGTCATACAGTGCGGCGCGGCGCGCCTCGTCCAGATGCGCCGCCACCTCGTCCAGCAGCAGGATCGGCGCGATGCCGGTCTCCGCCGTCTGGGCCCGCGCATGGGCCAGGGTGATGGCGATCAGCAGCGCCTTCTGCTCGCCGGTCGAGCACAGGGCGGCGGGCATGTCCTTCTCGACATGGCGGGCCACGATGTCGCTGCGGTGCGGGCCTTCGGCGGCGCCGCCGGTCTCCGCGTCCAACCGCCGGTTGTCGGCAAGGGCGGCGCGCAGCCGGTCCTCCGCGTCCAGCGCCGGCATCTCGGCCAGCCATTGATCGACCGTGCCCTCCAGCGCCAGCGCGGCGCGCGGGAACGGTCCCGTGCTCATCTCGCAGGCCTGGTTCAGCCGCGCCACCAGCGCCTGCCGGGCGGCGGCGATGGCGATACCGCCCGCCGCCATCTGTTCCTCCAGCGCCGTCAGCCAGCGGGCATCGGCCCGGCCCTGCTTCAGCAGCCGCGCGCGTTCGCGCAAGGCCTGCTCATAGGCCGACACGCGGCCGGCATGGGCCGGATCGGCACCATAGGCCAGCCGGTCGAAGAACCGCCGGCGGCCCGAGGCGCCATCGAGGAACAGCCGGTCCATCTGCGGCGTCAGCCAGGCCATCGAGAGATGGTCGGCCAGCACGCTCTGGCTCTTCGCGGTCTCGCCGTCGATGCGCACGACCCGCCGCTCCACGCCGGTTGCCGCCGCCATGTCGCGGCCGGTGCCGATATCGAGCGGACCCAGCGCCGTCTCCAGCCGGGCGGCAACCGCCCAGCCGCCGGCATCGCCGGAAAGCCGGTCAATCTCCGACAGTTTCGCGCGGCGCAGGCCACGGCCTGGCGCCAGGAAGGAAACCGCTTCCAGCAGGTTGGTCTTGCCCGCCCCATTGGCGCCGGTCAGCACGACCGGCCGGCCATCGATCTCCAGCCGCGCCGAGGCGTAGCAGCGGAAATCGGTGACAATGAGCCTCTCCACCGCGAGCCGTGCGGAGGCACGGGCGGGCTGCTGCTGAAAGGCAAGGGCGGCGTTCACGCTGAGCCGGATCAGACGCGCATGGGCATCAGGACGTAGAGCGCGCTTTCGTCGGCCTGGTCGCGCACGATGGTCGGCGAGGCGGCGTCCGCCAGGGAGAACTGTGCCTCGTCGCCTTCGATCTGCGTCGTGATGTCCAGCAGGTAACGGGAGTTG
Encoded proteins:
- the gyrB gene encoding DNA topoisomerase (ATP-hydrolyzing) subunit B; this encodes MTTEPALGSQPENNGADYGADSIKVLRGLDAVRKRPGMYIGDTEDGTGLHHMVYEVVDNAIDESLAGYCDMINVILNEDGSITVRDNGRGIPVEIHKEEGVSAAQVIMTQLHAGGKFDQNSYKVSGGLHGVGVSVVNALSEKLELTVWRDGKEHFMRFRHGEPEAPLSVTGPAEGKRGTQVTFLPSLDTFGTREFDFATLEHRLRELAFLNSGVRLQIVDARSVEGQATVDLHYEGGLREMVKYLDRSKGALHEGPIHVIGERDGITVEMSMEWTDSYHETMLCFTNNIPQRDGGTHLAGLRAALTRTINSYAVESGIAKKEKVTLSGEDAREGLTCVLSVKVPDPKFSSQTKDKLVSSEVRPAVENVVGERLQQWFEENPNEAKRIIGKVVEAAIAREAARKARDLTRRKGALDIASLPGKLADCQERDPAQSELFLVEGDSAGGSAKQARDRKFQAILPLRGKILNVERARFDKMLSSAEIGTIIAALGTGIGADDFNVEKTRYHKIIIMTDADVDGSHIRTLLLTFFYRQMPQLIEQGYLYIAQPPLYRAKRGNSGVYLKDDRQLEDYLVSEGLENASLTMSDNSVRVGQDLRDVVDTARRMKGLIEPLTRRIGSLGVVEQAAIAGALKPELLLDEARGQEMANEVARRLDTLEKQTKRGWQGRVDAGQALVFERTLRGVRESFRIDHAALTSGEARRLDQMAETLAQGYETVADLTTKEGSSRIYGPVELVEKILDAGRKGIAIQRYKGLGEMNPDQLWETTLDPNVRSLLQVKVSHADEAAEIFSTLMGDVVEPRRDFIQTNALKVANLDV
- the recF gene encoding DNA replication/repair protein RecF (All proteins in this family for which functions are known are DNA-binding proteins that assist the filamentation of RecA onto DNA for the initiation of recombination or recombinational repair.) — protein: MNAALAFQQQPARASARLAVERLIVTDFRCYASARLEIDGRPVVLTGANGAGKTNLLEAVSFLAPGRGLRRAKLSEIDRLSGDAGGWAVAARLETALGPLDIGTGRDMAAATGVERRVVRIDGETAKSQSVLADHLSMAWLTPQMDRLFLDGASGRRRFFDRLAYGADPAHAGRVSAYEQALRERARLLKQGRADARWLTALEEQMAAGGIAIAAARQALVARLNQACEMSTGPFPRAALALEGTVDQWLAEMPALDAEDRLRAALADNRRLDAETGGAAEGPHRSDIVARHVEKDMPAALCSTGEQKALLIAITLAHARAQTAETGIAPILLLDEVAAHLDEARRAALYDEICALGSQAWLTGTDRALFEPFAGRAQYAIVADATITPEASV